A genomic region of Balaenoptera acutorostrata chromosome 4, mBalAcu1.1, whole genome shotgun sequence contains the following coding sequences:
- the LOC103005017 gene encoding LOW QUALITY PROTEIN: zinc finger FYVE domain-containing protein 1-like (The sequence of the model RefSeq protein was modified relative to this genomic sequence to represent the inferred CDS: inserted 4 bases in 3 codons), translating into MSAQTSPAEKGLNPGLLCQESYTCSGTDEAVFERDECCSLQCVRCEEELQRQERLRNHERIRLKAGHVPYCDPCKGPGGHSPGXRADVRCQTCKINLCLECQKRTHSGGNKRRHPVTVYHVAKVQELLEEEGMDEDTKRKKMTEKVVSFLLVDENEEIQATNEEDFIRKLDCKPDQHLRVVSIFGNTGDEKSHTLNHTFFCGREVFKTSPAQESCTVGVWAAYDPVHKVAVIDTEGLLGATVNLSQRTRLLLKVLAISDLVIYRTHADRLHSDLFKFLGDASEAYLKHFTKELKATTARCGLDVPLSTLGPAVIIFHETVHTQLLGSDHSSEVPEKLIQDQFRKLGRFPEDFSSIHYKGTRTYNPPTHFSGLRRALEQQLENNTTXSPRHPGIIFKALKALSDRFSGEIPDDQMAHSSFFPDEHFTCSVLCLSCGAGYKNSMNHGKQGVPHEANSRCRYSHQYDNRVFTCKACYERGNEVSVVPKTAASTDSPWMRLAKHAWSGRQYWFGNQYPVDTVVWTETVHVWPGTDGFLKDNNNAAQRLLDGMNFMAQAVSELSLGPTKAVTSWLTDQIAPAYWRPNSQILSCNKCATSFKDNDTKHHCWACGEGFCDSSSSTTRPVPERGWGPAPVWVCDNCYEARNSQLDVTEAQADDEGGTLTARKVGKSVQNTLGAVVTANDIPLGLVKDAARLAYWVPDHEILHCHNCQKEFSLKLSKYHCWACRQGFYDECSHDRQDVPSRGWDHPIXVCFNYNKKPGDL; encoded by the exons ATGAGTGCGCAGACTTCCCCAGCAGAGAAGGGCCTGAACCCTGGGCTGTTGTGCCAGGAGAGTTACACCTGCAGCGGGACTGACGAAGCCGTCTTCGAGCGTGACGAGTGCTGCAGCCTGCAGTGTGTCCGCTGCGAGGAGGAGCTCCAGCGGCAGGAGCGCCTGAGAAACCATGAGCGGATCAGACTCAAAGCTGGCCACGTCCCTTACTGTGACCCCTGCAAGGGCCCCGGTGGGCATtctccag agagggcagacGTGAGGTGCCAGACCTGTAAAATCAACTTGTGCCTGGAGTGCCAGAAGAGGACTCATTCTGGGGGTAACAAAAGGAGGCACCCTGTTACTGTGTACCATGTGGCTAAGGTCCAGGAGTTGCTGGAGGAAGAAGGGATGGATGAGGACACCAAGAGGAAGAAGATGACTGAGAAGGTTGTGAGTTTCCTCCTAGTAGATGAGAATGAAGAAATTCAGGCAACGAATGAAGAGGACTTTATTAGGAAATTGGACTGCAAACCCGATCAGCATCTGAGAGTGGTTTCCATTTTTGGAAATACTGGGGATGAGAAGTCTCATACCCTCAACCACACTTTCTTTTGTGGCCGGGAAGTCTTCAAAACCTCCCCTGCCCAGGAGTCCTGCACTGTGGGAGTGTGGGCAGCATATGACCCAGTCCACAAGGTAGCAGTGATAGACACAGAAGGGCTCTTGGGGGCTACAGTGAATCTAAGCCAGAGAACACGGCTGCTGCTTAAGGTCCTGGCCATCTCAGACCTCGTCATCTATCGAACTCATGCAGACCGACTGCACAGTGACCTCTTCAAGTTCCTTGGGGATGCCTCAGAAGCTTATCTGAAGCACTTCACCAAGGAGCTCAAGGCTACCACTGCCCGCTGTGGCCTGGATGTCCCCCTGTCCACTCTGGGCCCTGCTGTTATCATTTTCCACGAGACTGTGCACACTCAGCTGCTAGGCTCTGATCACTCCTCCGAGGTGCCCGAGAAGCTCATCCAGGACCAGTTCCGGAAGCTGGGCCGCTTCCCTGAAGACTTCAGTTCTATTCATTACAAGGGAACGAGGACATACAATCCTCCCACACACTTTTCTGGTCTTCGGCGTGCTTTGGAGCAACAACTAGAGAATAACACCA ATTCTCCCCGGCACCCGGGGATCATCTTCAAAGCTCTGAAGGCCCTGAGCGACCGCTTCAGCGGTGAGATCCCCGATGACCAGATGGCACACAGCTCCTTTTTTCCAGATGAGCACTTCACCTGCTCCGTTCTGTGCCTCAGCTGCGGGGCTGGATATAAGAACAGCATGAATCACGGAAAACAAGGAGTACCTCATGAAGCCAACAGCCGCTGCAGATACTCTCACCAGTATGACAACCGGGTTTTTACCTGCAAGGCCTGCTACGAGAGAGGCAATGAAGTCAGCGTGGTGCCCAAGACGGCTGCTTCAACCGACTCCCCCTGGATGCGTCTCGCAAAACATGCCTGGTCTGG CCGGCAGTACTGGTTTGGGAACCAATATCCTGTGGATACAGTGGTGTGGACAGAGACTGTGCACGTGTGGCCTGGAACTGATGGATTTCTGAAGGACAACAACAACGCTGCCCAGCGCCTCTTGGATGGGATGAACTTCATGGCTCAGGCGGTGTCTGAGCTTAGCCTTGGGCCCACCAAGGCTGTGACGTCCTGGCTGACAGACCAGATCGCCCCTGCCTACTGGAGGCCCAACTCCCAGATCCTGAGCTGCAACAAGTGTGCTACATCCTTTAAAGATAATGACACCAAGCATCACTGCTGGGCCTGTGGGGAGGGCTTCTGTGACAGCTCTTCATCTACGACCCGGCCAGTGCCGGAGCGGGGCTGGGGCCCTGCGCCCGTGTGGGTATGTGACAACTGCTATGAAGCCAGGAATTCCCAGTTAGACGTTACTGAGGCACAGGCGGACGATGAGGGCGGGACGCTTACTGCTCGGAAGGTGGGCAAGTCCGTGCAGAACACTTTGGGAGCCGTGGTGACAGCCAATGACATACCACTAGGTCTGGTGAAGGATGCGGCCAGGCTGGCGTACTGGGTACCAGACCATGAGATCCTGCACTGCCACAACTGCCAGAAGGAGTTCAGCCTCAAGCTTTCCAAGTACCACTGCTGGGCCTGCAGACAGGGCTTCTATGACGAGTGTTCCCATGACCGCCAGGATGTCCCCTCTCGAGGCTGGGACCATCCTAT TGTCTGCTTTAACTACAATAAAAAGCCTGGTGACCTTTAA